Sequence from the Natronomonas marina genome:
CGGTTCCGACCGTCCCCCGTCCGGCCGTGCACCGCCTGTCAGCCCCACTCGACGTCCTCGGCGAGGGATTCCTTGTCGATCTTCTGGCTTCCGGTCCGCGGGAACGAGTCGACTAACGTGACCCGGCGTGGCTTCTCGTAGCCTGCCAGTCCGTCGTGGTCATCGCAGAACGCCTCGATGTCGGCCTCGGTCAATGAGTCCGCGCCGACGACCGCCGCGGTCACCGCCTCCCCCAGCCGGTCGTGCGGCGTGCCGAACACCGCCGCCGACTCGACGCCGTCCATCTCCGCGAGGACGCTCTCGACCCGGGAGGGAGCGACCTTCTCGCCACCGGAGAGGACGATGTCGTCCAGTCGGTCGACGAAGTAGAGGACGCCGGACTCGCGCCGAACGACGTCGCCGGTCCGGAACCACCGGCGGCCATCGTCGGATTCCTCGAACGCCGTCTCGGTCAGCGCCGGCGCCTCCCAGTAGCGCGGCATCACGCTGTCGCCCCGCAGCCACAGTTCGCCCTCCTCGGCGTCGGCGCCGGAGTCGGGGTCGACGACCCGTGCCTCGGCGCTGCCGACCGTCTCGCCGAGGGCCCCCTCCGTCCGGGGCGTCTCCGGCGTCCCCGCGACGGTCAGGCCGGCGGCCTCCGTCTGTCCGTAGTAGTTCAACAGTTCGTCCACCTCGAAAGCGGATGCGAACGCCTCGAGGGTCGACTCGGCGGCGGGACTCCCGCCGTAGAAGCACATCCGCAACGTCGACGTGTCGTGCTCGCGGGCCGCGTCGGTGCCGAGGACGTCGACCATCATGGCCGGGACCAGCCCGGAGATGGTCGCCCCGGTGGCCTCCACCAGCCGCGCCCACTCGACCGGTCCCCACGCCGGGTGGATGGCGACCGACCCGCCGGTGAAAAGTCCCATCAGCGTCGCGCCGTGGAAGCCGCCGACGTGGAACAGGGGAACCGAGACGACAGCCGTGTCGTCTGCCGAGACGTCGTACGTCGAGACGCCGGCGTCGACCTGTGCACCGACGTTGCGGTGCGTCTGGACCACCCCCTTCGGGTCCCCCGTGGTACCCGAAGTGTGCATCACGACCGCCGGGTCGTCGTCGAGCCGCGTGACCGTGTCGGGGGCGTCCTCGGGCGGACCGAACGCGTCCCAATCGAAAGACCCGGCGTGACCGTGGACGAGCGCCTCCTCGAGACCGACCGCGGTCGCGGCCTCCGAGGCCGTGCTCGCAAAGACCGAGTCGTGGACCACGAGGGCGGGGTCGACGTCCTCGAGGACGTAGGCGACCTCGTCGGGGCCGAACCGGTAGTTCACGGGCGTGAACGCACAGCCGGCCCGCCAGGCGCCCAGTGCGACCGCGACGACCGTCGGGTTGTCGAGCATGAACACCGCGACGCGGTCGCCGGGGTCGGTCCGACCCTCAAGGAACGAGGCGACCGACGCCGCGCGCCGCCGCAGGTCGGCGTATGCGACGTCCTCCCCGTCGGGGTCGACGATGGCCGGCGCCTCGGGCCGGTCCCGCACCTGCCGCGCGAACCGCTCGTAGAGGTTCATGGCGCCCGACTGGGCGGCGTCGAGTATAAGCGTGCGGCCTGCCGCCGGACCATCGTTTTTAATCGCTGGGCGACGACTGGCGGACGATGGAGTACGAACGGCACGAGTTCACCCAGCCGCTGTACGGCGGGGTCAACGTCCTCCGAATCGGGGACACGCTCGTCGACACCGGTCACGTCGCGCCGGTGTGTCGGGACGCCGTCCGGGAGGCGCTCGACGGTCCGCTCTCGGGCGTCGAGCAGGTCCTGCACACCCACGCGCACATCGACCACGTCGGCGGGTCACAGACAATCGACGCCCTCGCCGAGTTGCCCCACGTCGTCCCGGAGGGCCAACCGGAGTTCCTCTACGACTACGCCTCGTACCTCCGGCGTGCCCGCGAGGAGATGACGCGGCTGCTCGCAGGGTTCGACCCCGACCCCTCGACGTGGGACACATACTTCCCGATTCGGGAGTACGCCGAGGACGCCATCGACGTGACGCGGACCGTCGGCGACGGTGACACCGTCGAGATGGGTGACGAAGCGTTCGTCGCCGTCTCGACGCCGGGGCACGCCGACCCGCACCTGGCCTTTCATCACGAACCCAGCGGGACGGTCCTGTCGGGGGACCTCGTCGACCCCGACGGCCGGTTCCAGTACGGCCCGCTGCTCGGCGATATCGGCAATTACAAGGACTCGCTCCGGCGACTTCGGGACCTCGACCCGGACCGACTCGTGCCGATGCATGGTCCCGAACTGTCGAACCCACGGGAGCGAATCGACGGGTCGCTTTCGAACGCCGAACGGACCGAAGCGCGGTTGCTGTCGTTTCTCGAGGAGCGGGAGGCGTGTTTCGCCCGCGAGTTCGTCACCGACGAACTCGGCGTCGGCGGCGCCCGGACACCGTTCCTGACGCTCGTCGTCTACGAGTACTGTCGGTATCTCGAGGACCGGGGCGAGCTATCGGTCGACGTGACCAGCGAGGGGATACGGTTGCGGCCGCTAGAGGTCGAGTAGCTCCTTGGCGATGATGTTGCGCTGAATCTCGCTTGCTCCCTCGCCGATCTGGTAGATCTTCGTGTGCCGGTAGTGTCGCTCGACGGGGTAATCCCGGGTGTAGCCGTTACCGCCGTGGAGCTGGATGGCGTCGCTTGCGACCTCCTCGGCGATCTCGGAGGCGTAGAGCTTCGCCATCGAGGCGAGTTTCGTCGGCTTCTCGTCGGCGTCCACGCGGGCCGCGGCGTCGTAGACCAGTCGCCGGGCGAGTTCGACATTCGTCGCCATATCGGCGACCTTGTGCTGGACGGCCTGGAACTGCCGGAGTTCGCGGTCGAACTGCTCGCGCTGTTTGACGTAGTCGACCGTCTCCTCGAGACAGCCCTGGGCGATGCCCAGCGCCTGGGCGGCGATGCCGACCCGCTCCTCCTCGAAGAACTCCATGAGCTGGTAGAAGCCGGCGTCCTCGTAGCCGACGAGGTTTTCCTCGGGGACGCGAACGCCGTCGTACCGGAGCTGTGCGGTCTCGCTGGCGTTCCAGCCGAGTTTGTGAATCTCGGACTCGACCTCGAAGCCGTCCCGGTCGGTCTCGACGATGATCGCGGAGATGCCGCTGTGCCCCTCGTCGCCGGTGCGGCACATCGTCAGCACGTAGTCGGCGATTGTACCGTGAGTGATGAACGTCTTGACGCCGTCGATGACGTACTCGTCTCCCTCCTTCCGTGCGGTCGTCTCGATGGAGGCGGCGTCGGAGCCGTGATCGGGTTCGGTGTTGCCCAGCGCGCCGATGAGGTCGCCCTCGGCGACGCCGCGGAGGATCCACTCCTTCTGTTCGTCGGTGCCGTACTCGCGGATCATCCGGGTGCCGAACTCCGTACCGATTGCCGCGAGCATCCCGGCGTCGACGCGGCATATCTCCTCCATGAACAGGCAGGTCTCGACCTGCGAGAGTCCGGCGCCGCCGTACTCCTCGGGGATGGTGCCACCGACCAGGCCGGCGTCGACGGCCTTCTCCCACACCTCCTCGGGCCACTCGCCGGCCTCCTCGTGGTGTCTGGCAACGGGGGCGATCTCGTTCTCCGCGAACTCGCGGGCGGTCCGCCGGACGGCTCGTTCCTCCTCCGAGAAGCCGAACTCGACCATGGGAGCAGGTTACACACGCGCCTCAAATAGGTGCTGCCTCGCATTGCCGGGAAGCAGGTGCCGCCGAGCGCGGGCTTCCGATTTGGGACCCACGTATTAACGGACCACGACGAGGAGGCAGGGGATTAACGTGGTCCCGACGAGTGACCACTTCGCATGCCCGACGACTGGCCCGAGACGCCACCGAGTACCGACATCTTCGCCGACGATCTGCTGGCGGGCGAGACCGCCCTCGTCACCGGGGGCGGCACCGGGATCGGCGAGGAGATGGCGCTGGCCTTTGCGGACCACGGCGCCGACGTCGCCGTCGCCTCCCGCAACATGGACCACCTCGAGCCCGTCGCCGAGGCCATCGAGGCGACGGGACAGGACGCCTGTGCGACGACGGTCGACATCCGCGAGAAAGAGGAGGTGGACGCGATGCGGGACACGGTGCTGGACGAACTCGGCGACATCACGGTCCTCGTGAACAACGCCGGGGCGAACTTCCTGACCCCGCTGGAAGACCTCTCGGCGAACGGGTGGCGGGCCGTCGTCGGAACCATCCTCGACGGCACCGCCTACTGCACGATGAGCGTCGGCGACCACATGATCGAGAACGGCGGCGGGTCGATCATCTCGATGGGAGCGACGAACTCGGTTCACGGCGGCCCGTTTCACGCCCACTCGGGGGCGGGGAAGGCCGGCGTCCACAACCTGATGCAGACCGTCGCAAGCGAGTGGGCCAAGTACGGCATCCGCGCCAACACCATCGCGCCGGGCATCATCGAGACGGAGGGCGTCGCCGAGGCGAGCGGCGGTGCCCTACCCGAGCAGATACTCGACCACGTTCCCGTCGACCGCTTCGGGACGCCGGGGGACTGCGTGCCGCTCGCGGTCTTTCTGGCCTCCGACGCCTCGGCGTACGTCACCGGTTCGTACTACCCGGTCGACGGCGGCCACCTACTCCTTCCCTCGCCGTACTGAACCGCCTGGATTGAAGCCGGCAGCCGTTCCAGACCGAAGCATGTCGCCCTCCATTCGAGGTGCGGGCCGGTGAGCAGCATTGGTACGATACTCGGCGTTCTCGTCGCTGTCGGGGGGCTGGTCAGTGCCGGGTACGGGTATCGCCGCCGTCGACGTCGGGACGCCATCGCCGCCGTCGAGACGACCGATGCACTGCGGGTGACGCCCGGTCCGACCGAACTGTACGGGACCGCAGAACCGGCAGATGGGGGTGCGATGCGGGCGCCGTTCTCCGAGGAGGACTGCGTGCTGGCGGAGTGGAAAATCGAGGAGTGGGAAGAGTCCGGCAAACACTCCAGCTGGCGGACGGAGGGCAGCGGGACGCTCGCGGCGCCGTTCTACCTCGACGACGGGACCGACCAGGTGCTGGTCCGGCCGGACGAGGCGAGCGTGGAGCTTTCGGGCGGCTGGGGGACGACCGAGGTCGGCGTCGACGAGACGCCACCGGAGCCGATACAGGCGTTTATCGATCTCGACGCGACACCCGGCGAACCGAACGAGGCGCTCGTCAAGTCGCTTGACTGGGGGACGCAGGTCGGCGACCGCCGGTACCGCCAGCGGACGCTCGCTTCTGGCGAGGAGGTTTAC
This genomic interval carries:
- a CDS encoding E3 ubiquitin ligase family protein, which encodes MSSIGTILGVLVAVGGLVSAGYGYRRRRRRDAIAAVETTDALRVTPGPTELYGTAEPADGGAMRAPFSEEDCVLAEWKIEEWEESGKHSSWRTEGSGTLAAPFYLDDGTDQVLVRPDEASVELSGGWGTTEVGVDETPPEPIQAFIDLDATPGEPNEALVKSLDWGTQVGDRRYRQRTLASGEEVYVHGTATRVGAETFGGNDFEVVAAADDGHPDADLFLVADSPESKLLERRRDWVLYLGAGVVGVVAGGGLLVSSLL
- a CDS encoding acyl-CoA dehydrogenase family protein, which produces MVEFGFSEEERAVRRTAREFAENEIAPVARHHEEAGEWPEEVWEKAVDAGLVGGTIPEEYGGAGLSQVETCLFMEEICRVDAGMLAAIGTEFGTRMIREYGTDEQKEWILRGVAEGDLIGALGNTEPDHGSDAASIETTARKEGDEYVIDGVKTFITHGTIADYVLTMCRTGDEGHSGISAIIVETDRDGFEVESEIHKLGWNASETAQLRYDGVRVPEENLVGYEDAGFYQLMEFFEEERVGIAAQALGIAQGCLEETVDYVKQREQFDRELRQFQAVQHKVADMATNVELARRLVYDAAARVDADEKPTKLASMAKLYASEIAEEVASDAIQLHGGNGYTRDYPVERHYRHTKIYQIGEGASEIQRNIIAKELLDL
- a CDS encoding MBL fold metallo-hydrolase, producing MEYERHEFTQPLYGGVNVLRIGDTLVDTGHVAPVCRDAVREALDGPLSGVEQVLHTHAHIDHVGGSQTIDALAELPHVVPEGQPEFLYDYASYLRRAREEMTRLLAGFDPDPSTWDTYFPIREYAEDAIDVTRTVGDGDTVEMGDEAFVAVSTPGHADPHLAFHHEPSGTVLSGDLVDPDGRFQYGPLLGDIGNYKDSLRRLRDLDPDRLVPMHGPELSNPRERIDGSLSNAERTEARLLSFLEEREACFAREFVTDELGVGGARTPFLTLVVYEYCRYLEDRGELSVDVTSEGIRLRPLEVE
- a CDS encoding class I adenylate-forming enzyme family protein, yielding MNLYERFARQVRDRPEAPAIVDPDGEDVAYADLRRRAASVASFLEGRTDPGDRVAVFMLDNPTVVAVALGAWRAGCAFTPVNYRFGPDEVAYVLEDVDPALVVHDSVFASTASEAATAVGLEEALVHGHAGSFDWDAFGPPEDAPDTVTRLDDDPAVVMHTSGTTGDPKGVVQTHRNVGAQVDAGVSTYDVSADDTAVVSVPLFHVGGFHGATLMGLFTGGSVAIHPAWGPVEWARLVEATGATISGLVPAMMVDVLGTDAAREHDTSTLRMCFYGGSPAAESTLEAFASAFEVDELLNYYGQTEAAGLTVAGTPETPRTEGALGETVGSAEARVVDPDSGADAEEGELWLRGDSVMPRYWEAPALTETAFEESDDGRRWFRTGDVVRRESGVLYFVDRLDDIVLSGGEKVAPSRVESVLAEMDGVESAAVFGTPHDRLGEAVTAAVVGADSLTEADIEAFCDDHDGLAGYEKPRRVTLVDSFPRTGSQKIDKESLAEDVEWG
- a CDS encoding SDR family oxidoreductase: MPDDWPETPPSTDIFADDLLAGETALVTGGGTGIGEEMALAFADHGADVAVASRNMDHLEPVAEAIEATGQDACATTVDIREKEEVDAMRDTVLDELGDITVLVNNAGANFLTPLEDLSANGWRAVVGTILDGTAYCTMSVGDHMIENGGGSIISMGATNSVHGGPFHAHSGAGKAGVHNLMQTVASEWAKYGIRANTIAPGIIETEGVAEASGGALPEQILDHVPVDRFGTPGDCVPLAVFLASDASAYVTGSYYPVDGGHLLLPSPY